The proteins below come from a single Hippocampus zosterae strain Florida chromosome 5, ASM2543408v3, whole genome shotgun sequence genomic window:
- the tent5ba gene encoding terminal nucleotidyltransferase 5ba, giving the protein MECGDASKQSQRFCVLSWDQVQRLDSILGEAVPIHGRGNFPTLSMRPRQIVQVVRARLEDQGVCVKDVRLNGSAASHVLHQDTGLGYKDLDLIFGVSLKDDQAFRLVKDVVLDCLFDFLPPGVSRERITALTLKEAYVQKLVKVCNDADRWSLISLSNNTGKNVELKFVDSLRRQFEFSVDSFQICLDSLLLFDRCSETPMSESFHPTVVGESVYGNFQEAMDHLCQRTIATRSPEEIRGGGLLKYCHLLVRGFRAASESDMKQMQRYMCSRFFIDFSDIGEQQRKLEAYLQNHFAGMEHKRYECLMTLYQVVNESTVCLMGHERRQTLSLISMLALKALAEQNAIPTVTNVTCYYQPAPYVQDINFSNYYIAHVQAPLASPCATSYQKWLPCS; this is encoded by the exons ATGGAGTGTGGGGATGCCTCGAAGCAGAGCCAGCGTTTCTGCGTTTTGTCCTGGGATCAGGTGCAGCGTTTGGATTCCATCTTGGGGGAAGCTGTACCTATCCACGGCCGGGGAAACTTCCCCACGTTGTCCATGAGACCCCGACAGATTGTTCAG GTGGTGCGGGCGCGGCTGGAGGACCAAGGGGTGTGCGTTAAAGACGTGCGGCTGAACGGCTCGGCCGCCAGCCACGTGCTCCACCAGGACACCGGGCTGGGCTACAAGGACCTGGACCTGATCTTCGGCGTGTCGCTGAAGGACGACCAGGCCTTCCGACTGGTGAAGGATGTGGTGTTGGACTGCCTGTTTGATTTCCTGCCCCCTGGAGTGTCCAGGGAGCGAATCACAGCGCTGACCCTCAAGGAGGCCTACGTGCAGAAACTGGTGAAAGTCTGCAACGACGCGGACCGCTGGAGCCTCATCTCGCTGTCCAACAACACGGGCAAGAACGTGGAGCTGAAATTTGTGGACTCTTTAAGGCGGCAGTTTGAGTTCAGCGTGGACTCCTTCCAGATTTGCCTCGACTCTCTGCTCTTGTTTGACCGCTGCTCGGAGACGCCGATGTCAGAAAGCTTTCACCCCACGGTGGTCGGCGAGAGCGTGTACGGCAACTTCCAGGAGGCCATGGATCATTTGTGTCAGAGGACCATAGCCACGAGAAGCCCCGAAGAGATCCGAGGGGGCGGCTTATTGAAGTACTGCCACCTGCTCGTACGGGGCTTCCGAGCGGCCTCCGAGTCGGACATGAAGCAGATGCAGCGCTACATGTGCTCGCGCTTCTTCATTGACTTCTCCGACATTGGCGAGCAGCAGAGGAAACTGGAGGCTTACCTCCAAAACCACTTTGCCGGCATGGAGCACAAACGCTACGAGTGCCTGATGACGCTCTACCAGGTGGTGAACGAGAGCACCGTGTGTCTGATGGGTCACGAGCGGCGTCAGACGCTCAGCCTCATCTCCATGTTGGCGCTGAAGGCGCTGGCCGAGCAGAATGCCATCCCCACGGTGACCAACGTCACGTGTTACTACCAGCCGGCGCCCTACGTGCAGGACATTAACTTCAGCAATTACTACATCGCACACGTGCAGGCGCCGCTCGCGTCGCCGTGCGCCACATCCTATCAGAAATGGTTGCCCTGTAGCTGA